A single Natrinema pellirubrum DSM 15624 DNA region contains:
- a CDS encoding cytochrome ubiquinol oxidase subunit I: MIDPVLGSRLQFALTTIVHIIFPVMSMGLAPFLVYFTWKDIRTGEPIYEQLRRFWTRIFAVSFVVGTVTGIVLEFEFGTNFAAFSTTAGELFGGPLALEGMMAFMLEATFLGIFVFGRERVGNALYMVSAVAVGLGTWLSAVWILIANSWMQTPRGYELTTANGHTIVELVDPVAAYANPRFPWMFVHMQNAAVESVALFMAGLGAYFVFRHHVWEYPVENVAFWETTLKFGLIALLVTAPLQVLHGDLYARHIVETQPQKFAAMEAVWETDSYVPEYIVAFPTSLNQLLDPRAKEIFGIGIPGGASWLASGGDPQATIQGLEEFEGKQPPVAIVFWSFRMMVGLGFWFVLLAVWGGYRWWSGELLEDDLLHKALMLSTLLGIVAVELGWIVTEVGRQPWVVQDVLRTTDGVSPGLTAAEATATLVGFAVVYLGLLTLYTYVVVRIVRAGPPDGDDLATRDASERPASEVSADD, encoded by the coding sequence ATGATCGACCCAGTCCTCGGCAGTCGGCTGCAGTTCGCGCTCACCACGATCGTTCACATCATCTTCCCGGTGATGAGCATGGGGCTCGCCCCCTTCCTCGTCTACTTCACGTGGAAGGACATCCGCACCGGCGAGCCGATCTACGAGCAGTTGCGACGGTTCTGGACCCGGATCTTCGCCGTCAGCTTCGTCGTCGGCACCGTGACCGGTATCGTCCTCGAGTTCGAGTTCGGGACGAACTTCGCGGCGTTTTCGACGACCGCCGGCGAACTCTTCGGCGGTCCGCTCGCGCTCGAGGGAATGATGGCGTTCATGCTCGAGGCGACGTTTCTCGGCATCTTCGTCTTCGGGCGCGAGCGGGTCGGGAACGCGCTGTATATGGTGTCGGCGGTCGCGGTCGGACTGGGGACGTGGCTCTCGGCGGTCTGGATCCTGATCGCCAACTCCTGGATGCAGACCCCACGGGGCTACGAGTTGACGACGGCGAACGGACATACGATCGTCGAACTGGTCGATCCGGTCGCGGCCTACGCCAACCCCCGGTTCCCCTGGATGTTCGTCCATATGCAAAACGCCGCCGTCGAGTCCGTCGCGCTGTTTATGGCTGGGCTCGGCGCGTATTTCGTCTTCAGACACCACGTCTGGGAGTACCCCGTCGAGAACGTCGCGTTCTGGGAGACGACGCTCAAGTTCGGCCTCATCGCGTTGCTCGTGACAGCGCCGTTGCAGGTGCTACACGGCGACCTGTACGCGCGACACATCGTGGAAACCCAGCCCCAGAAGTTCGCCGCGATGGAAGCCGTCTGGGAGACCGACTCCTACGTCCCCGAGTACATCGTCGCGTTCCCGACCAGCCTCAACCAGCTGCTGGATCCGCGTGCCAAGGAGATCTTCGGCATCGGTATCCCCGGTGGCGCGTCGTGGCTCGCGAGCGGCGGCGATCCGCAGGCGACGATTCAGGGGCTCGAGGAGTTCGAGGGAAAACAGCCGCCCGTGGCGATCGTCTTCTGGTCGTTCCGGATGATGGTCGGTCTCGGGTTCTGGTTCGTCCTGCTCGCCGTCTGGGGCGGCTACCGCTGGTGGAGCGGCGAACTCCTCGAGGACGATCTCCTTCACAAGGCCCTGATGCTCTCGACGCTGCTCGGCATTGTCGCGGTCGAACTGGGCTGGATCGTCACGGAGGTCGGCCGCCAGCCGTGGGTCGTACAGGACGTTTTGCGGACGACAGACGGTGTCTCGCCGGGGTTGACCGCCGCCGAGGCGACGGCGACGCTTGTGGGGTTCGCGGTCGTCTACCTCGGCCTCCTGACCCTCTACACCTACGTCGTCGTCCGCATCGTTCGGGCCGGCCCGCCGGACGGGGACGACCTCGCGACGCGGGACGCGTCGGAACGGCCCG
- a CDS encoding DsbA family protein: protein MSIDQPSRRAFLAGSVVTLGAGGAYYLTRSDDTAQHLSPSFHSSDETSAFGVDLGGKPIMGSRAAPLEIYYWTDFQCPFCEQFERETLPDLVREYVEPGDVRIVFVSLPYFGADSMTAAVAGKCVWERVRDDDPGAYWDWHTAVFDEQGEKNSGWASTDNLLEYTRSVDGVDADALESCLEDRRSEFEAAVEADAERATEFGISGTPSFVVFDPESEAAGSLTGAQPPERFDDAIERVRDA, encoded by the coding sequence ATGTCGATCGATCAGCCATCCCGTCGCGCGTTCCTCGCCGGTTCCGTCGTGACACTCGGCGCCGGTGGCGCCTACTATCTCACGCGATCCGACGACACCGCACAGCATCTCTCCCCGTCGTTTCACTCGAGCGACGAGACGTCAGCGTTCGGCGTCGACCTCGGCGGAAAGCCGATCATGGGCTCACGGGCAGCACCGCTCGAGATCTACTACTGGACCGACTTCCAGTGCCCGTTCTGCGAGCAGTTCGAACGGGAGACGCTCCCCGATCTCGTTCGGGAGTACGTCGAACCGGGCGACGTTCGCATCGTCTTCGTCTCGCTGCCCTATTTCGGTGCGGACTCGATGACCGCCGCGGTCGCCGGCAAGTGCGTCTGGGAGCGGGTTCGCGACGACGATCCCGGCGCGTACTGGGACTGGCATACGGCGGTGTTCGACGAACAGGGCGAGAAGAACTCGGGGTGGGCGTCGACGGACAACCTCCTCGAGTACACCCGTTCCGTCGACGGCGTCGACGCGGACGCCCTCGAGTCGTGTCTCGAGGACCGACGGTCGGAGTTCGAAGCCGCGGTCGAAGCCGATGCGGAACGAGCGACCGAGTTCGGCATCTCGGGGACGCCCTCGTTCGTCGTCTTCGATCCGGAGTCCGAAGCCGCCGGATCGCTCACCGGTGCCCAGCCGCCGGAACGGTTCGACGACGCGATCGAACGGGTCAGGGACGCGTAG
- a CDS encoding winged helix-turn-helix domain-containing protein, with amino-acid sequence MQPGGSSESTAIFQLLADEYARKILLAADRDGPKTAKTLSEECDASLTTVYRRVSTLQEYDLIEECRTVDADGSHRSEFETTLEELHVDVTDGQLSLTMETRDELADNFTDLWRGIRGDE; translated from the coding sequence GTGCAACCCGGTGGTTCCTCGGAGTCGACGGCGATCTTCCAACTCCTCGCGGACGAGTACGCACGGAAGATACTCCTCGCCGCCGATCGGGACGGACCGAAGACAGCGAAGACGCTCAGCGAGGAGTGTGACGCCTCGCTGACGACGGTCTATCGCCGTGTGTCGACGCTGCAAGAATACGACCTCATCGAGGAATGCAGAACCGTCGACGCGGACGGCTCTCACCGAAGCGAGTTCGAAACCACACTCGAGGAACTCCACGTCGACGTCACCGACGGACAACTCTCGCTGACCATGGAGACACGCGACGAACTCGCCGACAACTTCACCGACCTCTGGCGCGGGATCCGGGGTGACGAGTAA
- a CDS encoding DUF7521 family protein translates to MDASFLLAKLITLVLSLVVAYLAFHGYRRSGQTPMLYVSGGFVFIGAGAICEGLIYHVFGTTIASAALVQAVIVSSGMGLVLLSLTK, encoded by the coding sequence ATGGACGCGTCGTTCCTCCTCGCCAAACTGATTACGCTCGTTTTGAGTCTCGTCGTCGCGTATCTGGCGTTTCACGGCTATCGGCGGAGCGGACAGACGCCGATGCTGTACGTCTCCGGTGGATTCGTCTTCATCGGTGCCGGGGCGATCTGTGAGGGGCTGATCTATCACGTGTTCGGGACGACGATCGCGTCCGCCGCCCTCGTGCAGGCAGTCATCGTCTCGAGCGGGATGGGACTCGTTTTGCTCTCGCTGACGAAGTGA
- a CDS encoding sulfite exporter TauE/SafE family protein: protein MSTSESRVDVEQFLTNLLAFRYREVTMVGATVAVLVAAVVFFPGFENVGNGVQSDLSGELLAGVVLIAIVAGAVKGMTGFGYSLIMTPIVASVIDPTVAVVVLAIPPWMLNMFQIAETGTGRAFVREEWTLLVLAIAGTIVGVAALATFSVGPIVAFVIGLVLFGYVAFQFVQNFVTVEEAHHPFALGAAGFFQGFLLAFANLGPLLPAYFHTFERDTERYIGGLSMVLGTIFTVRLVQMALFTDLLTTYRLWLGSMIAVVTIVGLLLGTYLRRFEFDERTFDWFVVGLLFIISLNIFRNTVPALFF, encoded by the coding sequence ATGAGTACCTCCGAATCCAGAGTCGACGTCGAACAGTTTCTCACCAACCTCCTCGCGTTCCGATACCGGGAAGTGACGATGGTCGGCGCGACGGTGGCCGTTCTCGTCGCCGCGGTCGTCTTCTTCCCCGGATTCGAGAACGTCGGGAACGGTGTCCAGTCCGACCTCTCTGGCGAGTTGCTCGCCGGGGTCGTCCTGATCGCGATCGTCGCCGGCGCCGTCAAGGGCATGACCGGGTTCGGCTACTCGCTCATCATGACGCCGATCGTCGCGTCGGTGATCGATCCGACCGTCGCTGTCGTCGTCCTGGCGATCCCGCCGTGGATGCTCAACATGTTCCAGATCGCCGAAACCGGGACGGGACGGGCGTTCGTTCGTGAGGAGTGGACGCTGCTGGTACTCGCGATCGCGGGGACCATCGTCGGCGTTGCGGCGCTCGCGACGTTCAGCGTCGGCCCGATCGTCGCGTTCGTCATCGGTCTCGTCCTCTTCGGTTACGTGGCCTTTCAGTTCGTACAGAACTTCGTCACGGTCGAGGAAGCCCACCACCCGTTCGCCCTCGGCGCCGCCGGGTTCTTTCAGGGCTTCCTGCTCGCGTTCGCGAACCTCGGGCCGCTCCTCCCGGCGTACTTCCACACCTTCGAACGCGACACCGAGCGATACATCGGCGGCCTGTCGATGGTACTCGGGACGATCTTTACGGTCCGTCTCGTCCAGATGGCGCTGTTCACCGATCTTCTGACGACCTACCGGCTCTGGCTCGGTTCGATGATCGCAGTGGTTACCATCGTCGGGTTGTTGCTGGGTACGTACCTCCGGCGCTTCGAGTTCGACGAGCGAACGTTCGACTGGTTCGTCGTCGGACTCCTGTTTATCATCTCGCTCAACATCTTCCGGAACACCGTGCCGGCGCTGTTCTTCTAG
- a CDS encoding thioredoxin family protein: MTDSTPPESTGDGPTTRSPVELTDGTDYDDLLATHDLVLLEFVTSGCGICASMEPVLGAVARSAPGVVATVNAGLVPDLTAEFDVRSVPTLVVLRDGEAVARFDDGFQQADTLVDALEAHAAQ; encoded by the coding sequence ATGACCGACTCAACGCCACCGGAGTCAACCGGCGACGGCCCCACGACCCGAAGCCCCGTCGAGTTGACCGACGGGACCGACTACGACGACCTGCTCGCGACACACGATCTCGTCCTGCTCGAGTTCGTTACGTCCGGCTGTGGTATCTGCGCGTCCATGGAGCCGGTACTCGGTGCGGTCGCACGCAGCGCACCGGGAGTCGTCGCGACGGTCAACGCCGGTCTCGTTCCGGATCTCACCGCCGAATTCGACGTTCGGAGCGTCCCGACGCTCGTCGTCCTGCGTGACGGCGAGGCGGTCGCTCGCTTCGACGACGGCTTCCAGCAGGCCGACACGCTCGTCGACGCGCTCGAGGCCCACGCAGCACAGTAG
- a CDS encoding helix-turn-helix domain-containing protein, whose translation MANSMAEQLQQDMECEGLLECIHGLKQLDKDCFRVLVESEQALTIDEVADRVDRERSTAYRSIQRLLKSGFIQKEQINYDQGGYYHVYYPTDPTQIANDMQRKLNDWYAKMGQLIQEFEDKYEHAEADTEIPAQS comes from the coding sequence ATGGCAAACTCGATGGCAGAGCAACTACAGCAGGACATGGAGTGTGAGGGGTTACTGGAATGTATCCACGGACTCAAGCAACTCGACAAGGACTGCTTTCGCGTCCTCGTCGAGAGCGAGCAAGCGCTGACGATCGACGAGGTCGCCGATCGGGTCGACCGCGAGCGTTCGACCGCGTACCGATCGATCCAGCGCTTGCTCAAGAGCGGGTTCATCCAAAAGGAGCAGATCAACTACGATCAGGGCGGGTACTATCACGTCTACTACCCGACGGACCCGACCCAGATCGCAAACGACATGCAGCGAAAGCTAAACGACTGGTACGCGAAGATGGGGCAACTCATCCAGGAGTTCGAGGACAAGTACGAACATGCGGAGGCCGATACCGAGATTCCTGCCCAGAGCTAA
- a CDS encoding sulfite exporter TauE/SafE family protein yields MELFGIALATLVLFVSFGFMVGVLFGFFGMGGSFLVTPALLVMGYPARVAVGSGMAFVFGTAVIATLKHHDLGQVDYKLGGLMIVGTSVGIEVGRIGVFYLEDLGLAGGVIGVTYVVLLGAIGVFVTRNALKNDGSDSSGGGHHDAADDEIDPDAIPDIAKKIQSYRVPPMMTIAGGIQVSLWMVLGVAFATGLLSGFLGVGGGFIRMPAMFYLIGVPVPVAVGTDLFEIVFSGGIGSFLYGMEGGVDLSIVAPLLAGSALGARIGSAATSIVNEDDIKVYFGLMLLGGSIAVAFQQAGDYFAIEIFNTVGFALILLSAFMVSGAVIYSTVTEMRAQANASVPSAD; encoded by the coding sequence ATGGAGCTATTCGGAATCGCACTGGCGACGCTCGTGCTGTTCGTGAGCTTCGGCTTCATGGTCGGCGTGCTGTTCGGCTTCTTCGGGATGGGCGGTTCGTTCCTCGTCACGCCCGCGTTGCTCGTGATGGGGTATCCCGCCAGAGTCGCCGTCGGGAGCGGGATGGCTTTCGTCTTCGGGACGGCGGTCATCGCGACGTTAAAGCACCACGACCTGGGACAGGTCGACTACAAACTCGGCGGGTTGATGATTGTCGGGACGTCGGTCGGTATCGAGGTCGGGCGAATCGGGGTGTTCTACCTCGAGGATCTCGGCCTCGCCGGCGGTGTCATCGGTGTCACCTACGTCGTCCTGCTGGGCGCGATCGGCGTGTTCGTCACGCGGAACGCGCTCAAAAACGACGGCAGCGATAGTTCCGGTGGCGGCCACCACGACGCGGCCGACGACGAGATCGATCCGGACGCGATCCCCGACATCGCGAAGAAGATCCAGTCCTACCGCGTCCCGCCGATGATGACGATCGCGGGCGGCATCCAGGTCTCGCTGTGGATGGTCCTGGGCGTCGCGTTCGCGACGGGGCTGCTGTCGGGCTTCCTGGGTGTCGGCGGCGGCTTCATCCGGATGCCCGCGATGTTCTACCTCATCGGGGTGCCCGTTCCCGTCGCGGTCGGGACCGATCTCTTCGAGATCGTGTTCTCGGGCGGGATCGGGTCGTTCCTCTACGGGATGGAGGGCGGCGTCGACCTCTCGATCGTCGCGCCGCTGCTCGCAGGGAGTGCACTGGGCGCTCGGATCGGCTCGGCCGCGACCAGCATCGTCAACGAAGACGACATCAAGGTCTACTTCGGACTGATGCTCCTGGGCGGGTCGATCGCCGTGGCGTTCCAGCAGGCCGGCGACTACTTCGCCATCGAGATCTTCAACACCGTCGGCTTCGCCCTGATCCTGCTCTCGGCGTTCATGGTCAGCGGGGCCGTGATCTACAGCACTGTGACGGAGATGCGCGCACAGGCGAACGCGTCCGTTCCGTCGGCGGACTGA
- a CDS encoding DUF7512 family protein — protein sequence MIDLTASSSAVQAAILVGTVLLEAVVLYVGYGALERVATPVIDRVKHA from the coding sequence ATGATCGATCTCACCGCGTCTTCGTCAGCAGTACAGGCAGCCATCCTCGTCGGTACCGTCCTCCTCGAGGCGGTCGTCCTCTACGTCGGGTACGGCGCGCTCGAGCGAGTCGCAACGCCGGTCATCGATAGGGTGAAGCACGCATAA
- a CDS encoding universal stress protein: MKAICATDLSAASEATIESETCLECLERIGVEEIHLVTVIPSNVHAGMPGMHFEERREQALERYRRVVEDAGFDVETHVVRGTPHRRINGIAEAVGASLTVVGSRGKSPLENRVIGSTARNLARTTVVPLLVNRIEREADEPDVVREHLFQRVLYATDFSENAERAFEAFSYLRHATQEATLVHVETPTDPGLPEDDDPEARLTELATRLEDWGIETRTEVRRGDPADEILAAEAEYEPTTTLVGSRGHSRLRRLLLGSVSEDIVARADGNVMLIPPNRSA, from the coding sequence ATGAAAGCGATCTGTGCGACCGACCTCTCCGCCGCTAGCGAGGCGACGATCGAGAGCGAGACCTGTCTCGAGTGTCTCGAGCGGATCGGCGTCGAGGAGATCCATCTCGTGACCGTGATTCCGTCGAACGTCCACGCGGGCATGCCCGGGATGCACTTCGAGGAACGCCGCGAGCAGGCCCTCGAGCGCTACCGCCGTGTCGTCGAAGACGCGGGCTTCGATGTCGAGACGCACGTCGTCCGCGGGACGCCCCACCGACGAATCAACGGCATCGCCGAGGCCGTCGGTGCCAGCCTCACCGTCGTCGGCTCGCGCGGGAAGAGCCCGCTCGAGAACCGAGTCATCGGCTCGACCGCGCGCAACCTCGCGCGCACGACGGTCGTCCCGCTGCTGGTCAACCGGATCGAACGCGAGGCGGACGAGCCGGACGTCGTCCGCGAACACCTGTTCCAGCGCGTGCTGTACGCGACGGACTTCTCCGAGAACGCCGAGCGGGCCTTCGAGGCGTTCTCGTACCTCCGCCACGCGACCCAGGAGGCAACGCTGGTCCACGTCGAAACGCCGACGGACCCGGGGCTTCCCGAGGACGACGATCCCGAAGCGCGACTGACGGAGCTAGCGACGCGACTCGAGGACTGGGGGATCGAGACGCGGACCGAAGTCCGCCGGGGCGATCCCGCCGACGAGATCCTCGCCGCGGAGGCCGAGTACGAGCCGACCACGACTCTCGTCGGCTCGCGCGGGCACAGCCGACTCCGCCGACTGCTGCTCGGGAGCGTCTCCGAGGACATCGTCGCACGGGCGGACGGGAACGTCATGCTGATCCCGCCGAACCGATCGGCCTGA
- a CDS encoding DUF1641 domain-containing protein: MDDGMVTDLAATGTRLEEVADTAADDDVARTLGDLLEAVGEAGAEPADPVGPVGVAKALRDPDTQAGIGFLLALAKALGRATG, translated from the coding sequence ATGGACGACGGCATGGTCACGGACCTCGCGGCGACCGGAACACGCCTCGAGGAAGTGGCCGACACGGCGGCCGACGACGACGTGGCTCGGACGCTCGGGGACCTGCTCGAGGCCGTCGGCGAGGCCGGGGCCGAGCCTGCGGACCCCGTCGGTCCGGTCGGCGTCGCGAAAGCGCTTCGCGATCCGGACACTCAGGCCGGAATCGGTTTTCTGCTCGCACTCGCGAAAGCGCTGGGCCGAGCGACGGGATAA
- a CDS encoding sodium-dependent transporter, with amino-acid sequence MATRDSWVSNLGFVLAAVGSAAGLGNIWRFPWLTAENGGSAFLVMYLLLIIGVGVPGLLAEFVLGRRGKQTPTGALRSLIGSPEGSALGSFNVVTTIVMLSFYSVVGGWILRYTLVSPVGAYFGQPAQYFGQMSYGLQAVGFHLAFLAIIAAIVFFGVSRGIERVSKVMLPAVVVLLIGLAAWTMTQPDTAAGYAFYLGFDGEYLAANFVNILGPAAGQALFTLSLGAGAMLTYASYLEDDASLPRATLVIAISNTVIGVLAGLIVIPLLFSQGIDPGQGGPGALFVALASVFGSLPGGAVVATVFFATVLLAAVTSGISLLETPVATLVDEYGVSRRRATVGVSLLIAVTGGGLALASSVFRFVSGPLVDIMLSVGLFAFLAIAGWILRTEAIEEFSAGAGRLDALATPWVMTVSWVLPVVVLFSLLSTFTSLAGISLGLNGRAVVAITGTIVCRIVVASATGD; translated from the coding sequence ATGGCTACTCGTGACTCGTGGGTTTCGAATCTGGGGTTCGTTCTCGCTGCGGTCGGCAGCGCCGCCGGACTCGGGAACATCTGGCGGTTCCCGTGGCTGACGGCCGAGAACGGTGGGAGTGCGTTCCTCGTGATGTATCTACTGTTGATCATCGGCGTCGGCGTGCCGGGCCTCCTTGCCGAATTCGTGCTGGGGCGACGCGGAAAACAGACGCCGACCGGGGCCCTTCGCTCGCTCATCGGTTCCCCCGAGGGATCGGCGCTGGGGTCGTTTAACGTGGTCACGACGATCGTGATGCTCTCTTTCTACTCGGTCGTTGGCGGCTGGATCCTCCGCTATACGCTGGTTTCGCCGGTTGGTGCGTATTTCGGCCAGCCAGCGCAGTACTTCGGGCAGATGAGTTACGGCCTGCAGGCAGTGGGGTTCCATCTGGCCTTTCTCGCTATCATCGCCGCGATCGTCTTCTTCGGTGTGAGCCGCGGCATCGAACGGGTCTCGAAGGTCATGCTCCCGGCCGTCGTGGTACTCCTTATCGGTCTCGCGGCGTGGACGATGACGCAGCCGGATACTGCCGCCGGTTACGCGTTCTATCTCGGCTTCGACGGCGAGTACCTCGCTGCAAACTTCGTGAATATTCTCGGCCCGGCGGCGGGACAAGCGCTGTTCACGCTCTCGCTCGGTGCCGGTGCGATGCTTACCTATGCGTCCTACCTCGAGGACGATGCGTCGCTTCCCCGTGCCACGCTCGTCATCGCGATTTCGAATACGGTCATCGGGGTACTCGCCGGACTGATCGTGATCCCGCTGCTGTTCTCACAGGGTATCGATCCGGGACAGGGCGGTCCGGGGGCGCTATTCGTCGCGCTCGCGTCGGTGTTCGGCTCGCTACCGGGGGGTGCCGTCGTCGCGACGGTCTTCTTCGCAACCGTGTTGCTGGCCGCCGTGACCAGTGGCATCAGCCTCCTCGAGACACCTGTTGCAACACTTGTCGACGAGTACGGCGTCTCGCGCCGACGGGCGACAGTGGGAGTCTCGCTTCTGATCGCAGTGACCGGGGGCGGACTGGCACTCGCGAGTTCGGTCTTCCGGTTCGTCTCCGGACCGCTCGTCGATATCATGCTGTCGGTCGGGCTGTTCGCGTTTCTCGCGATCGCCGGGTGGATCCTGCGGACGGAGGCAATCGAGGAGTTCAGCGCTGGTGCCGGCCGCTTGGACGCGCTGGCCACGCCGTGGGTGATGACCGTCAGCTGGGTGCTACCCGTCGTCGTTCTGTTTTCGTTGCTGAGTACGTTCACGTCGCTTGCCGGCATCTCACTGGGGCTGAATGGGCGCGCCGTCGTCGCTATCACCGGGACGATCGTCTGCCGGATCGTCGTCGCAAGCGCCACTGGTGACTGA
- a CDS encoding cupin domain-containing protein, which translates to MQKIDLDDMTPESGGQKRRSVSDPLDATDFSMNYYALESGEEFAGSLHTHLDQEETFFVLEGEATFETKPELGAASETVTVSEGELIRFDAGEYQQGRNEADETLRALALGTPQESTDIRVAVPCRDCGESEYMEFTMAGGEPAMECPDCGTELEV; encoded by the coding sequence ATGCAGAAGATAGATCTCGACGACATGACGCCGGAATCGGGAGGCCAGAAGCGACGAAGCGTATCGGACCCGCTCGATGCCACGGATTTCTCGATGAACTACTACGCACTCGAGTCGGGCGAGGAGTTCGCCGGCAGCCTCCATACACATCTCGACCAAGAGGAGACGTTTTTCGTCCTCGAGGGGGAGGCCACGTTCGAGACGAAGCCGGAGCTAGGGGCGGCTAGCGAAACCGTCACCGTCAGCGAAGGGGAGCTGATCCGGTTCGATGCGGGGGAGTACCAGCAGGGGCGAAACGAAGCCGACGAGACCCTCCGTGCGCTCGCGCTCGGCACGCCACAGGAGTCGACCGACATCCGAGTCGCAGTACCGTGTCGGGACTGTGGCGAAAGCGAGTACATGGAGTTCACGATGGCCGGCGGGGAGCCGGCGATGGAATGCCCGGACTGTGGTACCGAACTCGAGGTCTAG
- a CDS encoding inorganic phosphate transporter: MDPGTILLFAAAALASLFMAWVIGAGSSGATPFAPAVGANAISTMRAAFLVGILGFAGAVTQGASVSEAVGSGLVEGVTLPTAGVIVVLLLGAGLMAIGISTGYPIATAFTVTGSVIGVGFALGGDPAWGKYAEIGAVWLLTPFVGGGIAYGLASILPRPDVPEDVSVPILAGIVGTVVATLEFSFLSSVGGTLAAAGATLVPVDGVATVTAISLGFGAIAAAVVRWDVGRDQAGGLRRFLLALGSLVAFSAGASQVGLAVGPLFPLLEDLPTVSPVVVLLGGGVGILVGSWTSAPRMIKSISQEYASLGPRRSISTLVPSFLIAQTAVLLGVPVSFNEIIVSAIIGSGLAVTGGDGVSPRKLGLTVAAWVGSFGLAFGLGYGLMFLLEL, encoded by the coding sequence ATGGATCCAGGAACGATACTACTGTTTGCAGCCGCCGCGCTCGCGAGCCTGTTTATGGCCTGGGTGATCGGCGCCGGCTCGAGCGGCGCGACGCCGTTTGCCCCGGCCGTCGGGGCGAACGCCATCTCGACGATGCGCGCGGCGTTTCTCGTCGGGATCCTCGGGTTCGCCGGCGCGGTGACACAAGGCGCGAGCGTCTCGGAAGCCGTCGGGAGCGGCCTCGTTGAGGGTGTCACGCTCCCGACCGCCGGCGTCATCGTCGTGTTGCTGCTTGGTGCCGGCCTGATGGCGATCGGCATCTCCACCGGCTACCCGATCGCGACCGCGTTCACCGTGACCGGCTCGGTCATCGGCGTCGGCTTCGCGCTCGGCGGCGATCCGGCCTGGGGGAAGTACGCCGAAATCGGCGCGGTCTGGCTACTCACGCCGTTCGTCGGCGGCGGGATCGCCTATGGGCTCGCCAGTATCCTCCCGCGACCCGATGTCCCGGAAGACGTCAGCGTCCCGATCCTCGCCGGGATCGTCGGCACGGTCGTCGCGACCCTCGAGTTCTCGTTTCTCTCGTCGGTCGGAGGCACGCTCGCGGCCGCCGGGGCCACGCTGGTTCCCGTCGACGGCGTCGCCACCGTGACCGCGATCTCGCTCGGCTTCGGCGCGATCGCCGCGGCCGTCGTTCGCTGGGACGTCGGTCGTGATCAGGCCGGCGGCCTGCGTCGGTTCCTGCTCGCGCTCGGTTCGCTCGTGGCGTTCTCGGCGGGCGCGAGTCAGGTCGGACTGGCGGTCGGTCCGTTGTTCCCGCTCCTCGAGGACCTGCCGACGGTGTCGCCGGTCGTGGTGTTGCTCGGCGGTGGGGTCGGGATCCTCGTCGGCTCCTGGACGAGCGCACCCCGCATGATCAAGTCGATCTCACAGGAGTACGCGTCGCTGGGGCCGCGCCGGTCGATCTCGACGCTTGTCCCCTCGTTTCTCATCGCACAGACCGCGGTCCTGTTGGGGGTCCCGGTCTCGTTCAACGAGATCATCGTCAGCGCCATCATCGGCAGCGGACTCGCGGTCACCGGTGGGGACGGTGTCAGCCCCCGTAAGCTGGGCCTCACCGTCGCCGCGTGGGTCGGGTCGTTCGGACTCGCGTTCGGACTCGGCTACGGCTTGATGTTCCTGCTGGAACTCTGA
- a CDS encoding YeeE/YedE family protein, whose translation MSGDRHPLFMPLILVGGLIFGFGLGFSQMARPEVVLNFLQFEDFGLLFVMFGAAIVSGIAFAVMPRIRDSAPLTGDRYERRLKPFDRNVLIGGALFGVGWGLSGICPGAAYASLGVGNVTILWALAGMFVGAYLQGAWRSKRAAADAAPAGAD comes from the coding sequence GATCCTCGTCGGCGGCCTGATCTTCGGGTTCGGGCTCGGGTTCAGCCAGATGGCGCGTCCGGAGGTCGTGCTGAACTTCCTGCAGTTCGAGGACTTCGGACTGCTGTTCGTCATGTTCGGCGCGGCGATCGTCTCCGGGATCGCCTTCGCCGTGATGCCCCGGATACGTGACAGCGCGCCGCTGACGGGCGACCGATACGAACGCCGGCTGAAGCCGTTCGACCGGAACGTCCTGATCGGCGGCGCGCTCTTCGGCGTCGGGTGGGGCCTCTCGGGCATCTGTCCCGGTGCCGCCTACGCCAGCCTCGGGGTCGGTAACGTCACCATCCTGTGGGCGCTCGCCGGCATGTTCGTCGGCGCGTACCTGCAGGGAGCCTGGCGAAGCAAGCGCGCCGCGGCCGACGCGGCCCCCGCGGGTGCCGACTAA